One Nocardioides oleivorans DNA segment encodes these proteins:
- a CDS encoding S8 family serine peptidase produces the protein MSAPRQTRARLRTTLAAGFLAASVVPAWASAPAAYADHDAPCNPGEVPGNERLADTHEKDNLAFDRMHVKQAQELASGAGVRVAVIDSGIVPVDGLSLARPPVVNGTGYLSGHGTIVANLIAGPHGVAPDATVYDYQVYDSEAADTTQGQRRLTSAGIVAGIDAVIAAYPRERFDIVNISLAVPSDDPALEAAVARLVALPLVVVASSGNRVEGGASSDPGFKGTPDSDEDVFPADYPGVLAVSATPPNGDDPSSYVVPNKDTDVAAPTVGAISVNATGQVCVVGDVATSWSAAEVSGVLALLRQRFPRETPKQLVARLEATTEGSGPPVDPDDRENVNPWSGAGVVQAHDAMTRQIKPGREGRLETTVAETRADAQAPPAPQRLDLFSTPRAILLWSGLVAGSLLALAFMLRPLVRR, from the coding sequence ATGTCCGCGCCGCGCCAGACCCGTGCCCGCCTGCGTACGACGCTCGCGGCCGGCTTCCTCGCGGCCTCGGTCGTCCCGGCCTGGGCCAGCGCCCCGGCGGCGTACGCCGACCACGACGCGCCGTGCAACCCCGGCGAGGTCCCGGGCAACGAACGGCTCGCCGACACGCACGAGAAGGACAACCTCGCCTTCGACCGGATGCACGTGAAGCAGGCCCAGGAGCTCGCCTCCGGCGCCGGGGTGAGGGTCGCGGTCATCGACAGCGGCATCGTCCCGGTCGACGGGCTGTCCCTCGCCCGCCCGCCGGTCGTCAACGGCACCGGCTACCTGTCCGGCCACGGCACGATCGTCGCCAACCTGATCGCCGGACCGCACGGCGTGGCACCGGATGCCACGGTCTACGACTACCAGGTCTACGACTCGGAGGCGGCCGACACCACGCAGGGCCAGCGCCGGCTCACCTCCGCCGGGATCGTGGCCGGCATCGACGCGGTGATCGCGGCCTACCCGCGGGAGAGGTTCGACATCGTCAACATCTCCCTCGCGGTGCCGTCGGACGACCCGGCGCTCGAGGCGGCCGTCGCACGGCTCGTGGCGCTGCCGCTCGTCGTGGTGGCGTCGTCGGGCAACCGGGTCGAGGGCGGCGCGTCGAGCGACCCCGGGTTCAAGGGCACGCCCGACAGCGACGAGGACGTCTTCCCGGCCGACTACCCGGGCGTGCTCGCCGTCAGCGCGACCCCGCCCAACGGCGACGACCCGAGCTCCTACGTCGTGCCCAACAAGGACACCGACGTCGCCGCCCCCACCGTGGGCGCGATCTCGGTCAACGCGACGGGCCAGGTCTGCGTGGTCGGCGACGTCGCGACGTCGTGGTCGGCCGCCGAGGTCAGCGGGGTGCTCGCCCTGCTGCGCCAGCGGTTCCCGCGCGAGACGCCGAAGCAGCTCGTCGCGCGGCTCGAGGCCACCACCGAGGGCTCCGGCCCGCCGGTCGATCCCGACGACCGGGAGAACGTGAACCCGTGGAGCGGCGCCGGTGTCGTGCAGGCGCACGACGCGATGACCCGCCAGATCAAGCCGGGGCGCGAGGGCAGGCTCGAGACGACGGTGGCCGAGACCCGCGCCGACGCACAGGCGCCGCCGGCACCCCAGCGGCTCGACCTCTTCAGCACCCCGCGCGCCATCCTGCTCTGGTCGGGGCTGGTGGCGGGCTCGCTCCTGGCGCTCGCCTTCATGCTCCGCCCATTGGTGCGACGTTGA
- a CDS encoding type VII secretion protein EccB, with protein MATKKDLVEAHAFSRRRLVTAFVSGAPGGREVEPVRPGRVLIGGVALSVLLLAGAAIAGFLLGRPPAQWLDEGSFIISKDTGEQYVVLRGGDDPLLQRVPNYVSAQLLLGEPSLTPFTVRDKYIRTVQLGEDLGIDSAPSGLPTADELVDDGWTACTGSDVGIRIAIQRTPTVDDLVGAGFLVASGGKEWLIATAPPVGSTQGRAYRFPMPTNATAASTVGNRIGFAATPVEVDQEWLNLFPLGDALDEAAFGVTAKGQPVPYADTGTDLSQFKVGDLLRSGTGRYYLLGDERPEELSPFAGMVYDVVGKTATELPEELVASFGDEKYPAEWPSAVPQAVTSGALCAELHPSPDAAPVVSLATNPTGAADPEDVSPGRHDVDVQPSAGSYVLAGSDEAALDGTPYVIDTKGEKYELVGPSVSDYIGYGEVVPPLVPSAWLEFFEPGVDLSTAAARRVPVDAPAPDDAEADAG; from the coding sequence ATGGCGACCAAGAAGGACCTCGTCGAGGCGCACGCGTTCAGCCGGCGACGGCTGGTGACGGCGTTCGTCTCCGGCGCTCCCGGCGGCCGCGAGGTCGAGCCGGTCCGTCCGGGCCGGGTGCTCATCGGCGGCGTGGCGCTGTCGGTGCTGCTGCTGGCCGGAGCGGCGATCGCCGGCTTCCTGCTCGGCCGCCCGCCGGCCCAGTGGCTCGACGAGGGCAGCTTCATCATCTCCAAGGACACCGGGGAGCAGTACGTCGTGCTGCGCGGCGGCGACGACCCGCTGCTCCAGCGGGTGCCCAACTACGTCTCGGCCCAGCTCCTGCTCGGGGAGCCGTCCCTGACGCCGTTCACCGTGCGCGACAAGTACATCCGCACCGTCCAGCTCGGCGAGGACCTCGGCATCGACAGTGCCCCCTCCGGCCTGCCGACCGCCGACGAGCTCGTGGACGACGGCTGGACCGCGTGCACCGGGAGCGACGTCGGCATCCGGATCGCCATCCAGCGCACCCCGACCGTGGACGACCTCGTCGGTGCCGGCTTCCTTGTCGCGAGCGGGGGCAAGGAGTGGCTGATCGCGACCGCGCCGCCGGTGGGCAGCACCCAGGGCCGGGCCTACCGCTTCCCGATGCCCACCAACGCGACCGCGGCCTCCACCGTCGGCAACCGCATCGGCTTCGCCGCGACCCCGGTCGAGGTCGACCAGGAGTGGCTCAACCTCTTCCCGCTCGGTGACGCCCTCGACGAGGCGGCGTTCGGCGTGACCGCCAAGGGCCAGCCCGTGCCGTACGCCGACACCGGGACCGACCTGTCGCAGTTCAAGGTCGGCGACCTGCTGCGCTCCGGCACCGGCCGCTACTACCTGCTCGGCGACGAGCGGCCCGAGGAGCTCTCGCCCTTCGCCGGCATGGTCTACGACGTCGTCGGCAAGACCGCGACGGAGCTGCCCGAGGAGCTCGTGGCCTCCTTCGGCGACGAGAAGTACCCGGCGGAGTGGCCGTCGGCGGTCCCGCAGGCCGTCACCAGCGGCGCGCTCTGCGCGGAGCTCCACCCTTCGCCCGACGCGGCCCCCGTGGTCAGCCTGGCCACGAACCCGACCGGCGCCGCCGACCCGGAGGACGTGAGCCCGGGCCGCCACGACGTCGACGTGCAGCCGAGTGCCGGCTCCTACGTGCTCGCCGGTTCCGACGAGGCCGCCCTGGACGGGACGCCCTACGTCATCGACACGAAGGGGGAGAAGTACGAGCTGGTCGGCCCGTCCGTCTCCGACTACATCGGCTACGGCGAGGTCGTCCCGCCGCTGGTCCCGAGCGCCTGGCTGGAGTTCTTCGAACCGGGCGTCGACCTCTCGACCGCGGCCGCCCGCCGCGTGCCGGTCGACGCACCGGCCCCGGACGACGCCGAGGCGGACGCCGGCTGA
- the eccD gene encoding type VII secretion integral membrane protein EccD, which yields MSQGSSVASGLVRVTIASGSRRVDLVLPGSIPVAELVPELARSVGLLDASTVYGGYKLVTQEGRILANDAGLTIQGIEDGGLLTVTAGVDDKAPRVYDDVVEAMADVVENELKPWEPAAGRRTALGAGSILLGLGALALLLQGESLLGGVAAGVIAGLLVVGGVVLARSQEEPEAGVAVSLLAAAYAGVAGLLLAPGDLPDWSWPLDDSFFTDPLLFAGLGVLAVGLVAVVGLQDGRPLVIPAIVVGAVVVASSVVIQVFDLEPGPVFTVLMTLVVLAGSIFPWLALGVTGTNVDQLYSLHDITADPEEIDPHEVADDARVGHEILLAVSATVGTLLVLFAPFAVARGVYGTVLAAVCCLAVMFRTRQYRTGAEVLAGLASGILGLVSVAVSMLLIHDGWRAGAAIGLASVGALLLALTLVPASASVRRGRMGDVVETMTLLALLPLMVLAAGFVSAVAG from the coding sequence ATGAGTCAGGGGTCCTCGGTCGCGTCCGGGCTGGTCCGGGTGACCATCGCCTCGGGGTCGCGGCGGGTCGATCTGGTGCTGCCGGGCTCGATCCCGGTGGCCGAGCTCGTCCCCGAGCTCGCCCGCTCGGTGGGCCTGCTCGACGCCTCCACGGTCTACGGCGGCTACAAGCTGGTGACCCAGGAGGGACGGATCCTGGCCAACGACGCCGGCCTGACCATCCAGGGCATCGAGGACGGCGGCCTGCTCACCGTCACCGCCGGCGTCGACGACAAGGCGCCCCGCGTCTACGACGACGTGGTCGAGGCCATGGCGGACGTCGTGGAGAACGAGCTCAAGCCGTGGGAGCCGGCCGCCGGTCGTCGTACGGCACTCGGCGCGGGCAGCATCCTGCTCGGCCTCGGCGCCCTGGCCCTGCTGCTCCAGGGCGAGAGCCTGCTCGGCGGGGTCGCCGCCGGTGTCATCGCCGGGCTCCTCGTCGTCGGCGGCGTGGTGCTGGCCCGGTCCCAGGAGGAGCCCGAGGCCGGCGTCGCGGTGTCGCTGCTCGCGGCGGCCTACGCCGGTGTGGCCGGCCTGCTGCTCGCCCCCGGTGACCTGCCCGACTGGAGCTGGCCGCTCGACGACTCCTTCTTCACCGACCCGCTGCTCTTCGCCGGCCTCGGCGTCCTCGCCGTCGGCCTCGTCGCGGTGGTCGGCCTGCAGGACGGTCGCCCGCTGGTGATCCCGGCCATCGTCGTCGGGGCCGTCGTGGTGGCCAGCTCGGTCGTGATCCAGGTCTTCGACCTCGAGCCCGGCCCGGTCTTCACCGTGCTGATGACCCTGGTCGTGCTGGCCGGCAGCATCTTCCCGTGGCTCGCCCTCGGCGTGACCGGCACCAACGTCGACCAGCTCTACTCGCTCCACGACATCACCGCCGACCCCGAGGAGATCGACCCCCACGAGGTCGCCGACGACGCACGCGTCGGCCACGAGATCCTGCTCGCCGTCTCGGCCACCGTCGGCACGCTGCTGGTCCTCTTCGCGCCCTTCGCGGTCGCTCGTGGGGTCTACGGCACGGTGCTCGCCGCGGTGTGCTGCCTCGCCGTCATGTTCCGCACCCGCCAGTACCGCACCGGCGCCGAGGTGCTGGCCGGCCTCGCCTCGGGCATCCTCGGCCTCGTCTCCGTCGCCGTCTCGATGCTGCTGATCCACGACGGGTGGCGCGCCGGTGCCGCGATCGGCCTCGCCTCGGTCGGCGCGCTGCTCCTCGCCCTCACCCTCGTGCCCGCCTCCGCGTCGGTGCGCCGCGGCCGGATGGGCGACGTCGTCGAGACGATGACGCTGCTCGCGCTGCTGCCGCTGATGGTGCTCGCCGCCGGGTTCGTCTCCGCCGTGGCGGGCTGA
- a CDS encoding WXG100 family type VII secretion target codes for MTFDGIKVQHGSLDAGAADVMKAAKDIESRLDQLESELNPLKSDWNGNAKMAYDQAKAKWDQAMQEMTLLLQQASQGVDSSNAEYKAADARGANRF; via the coding sequence ATGACTTTTGACGGAATCAAGGTTCAGCACGGTTCGCTCGACGCCGGTGCGGCCGACGTGATGAAGGCGGCCAAGGACATCGAGTCCCGCCTCGACCAGCTCGAGAGCGAGCTCAACCCCCTGAAGTCGGACTGGAACGGTAACGCCAAGATGGCCTACGACCAGGCCAAGGCCAAGTGGGACCAGGCCATGCAGGAGATGACCCTCCTGCTGCAGCAGGCCAGCCAGGGCGTGGACTCGTCCAACGCCGAGTACAAGGCGGCCGACGCCCGCGGTGCCAACCGCTTCTGA
- a CDS encoding WXG100 family type VII secretion target, which produces MSEMYGQTEKALSKGADYVDQARGDVKNKCGVLSGNIQTMMGGWGGQGATAFNNLMIAWDQKQETILKALDQLSASMKETERDNVSTDENQSATHTNLQGRLG; this is translated from the coding sequence ATGAGCGAGATGTACGGCCAGACAGAGAAGGCTCTCTCCAAGGGCGCCGACTACGTGGACCAGGCCCGCGGTGACGTCAAGAACAAGTGCGGCGTCCTCTCCGGCAACATCCAGACGATGATGGGTGGATGGGGCGGCCAGGGTGCCACCGCGTTCAACAACCTCATGATCGCCTGGGACCAGAAGCAGGAGACCATCCTGAAGGCCCTCGACCAGCTCTCGGCCTCGATGAAGGAGACGGAGCGCGACAACGTCTCGACCGACGAGAACCAGTCCGCCACCCACACCAACCTCCAGGGCCGTCTCGGCTGA
- the eccCa gene encoding type VII secretion protein EccCa codes for MSTTLRGGQRLDEPEMPGGQIVLQPPPELQEGEGAGGVLMNAIPMLGSLGSIVLVATMGGANRSRSFLAAGMFLFATLGFIVVQIDRQRKQRAQQVTGSRTEYLRYLSNIRKVARDAADQQRRALNWHHPEPAALPSLAEDRTRLWEHTGSDDHFLHVRYGLNSQPLSLELVPPESAPVDQVDPAAASALHRLLVVHRIQPNLPASIDLRAFDRLELCGDAEEVRSTARAMICSATAFQNPDQLIVAVLSSEENLTHWDWVKWLPHAQSQRESDAVGPMRLVSTSLDDLGNLLPPDLAERPRFGADERAATPHILLVIDGGHLPPGNHIVPPDGLHGVTLLDLPTRWDELEDSTRLRLEFADGPDELGKRPVLALRLRHEPVKALADQCDLPTAEAFARRIAPLKTASAESASSGGAVDITSTTPDHMDLLGLGDIFQFDPAAAWRPRPARDRLRVPIGIGDSGGLIHLDIKESAQQGMGPHGLVIGATGSGKSEFLRTLVLGLVMTHSSEQLNLVLVDFKGGATFAGMADMPHVSAVITNLANELTLVDRMQDALSGEMTRRQELLRDAGNYASVRDYEKARANGEPLEPMPSLFIVVDEFSEMLSAKPEFIDLFVAIGRLGRSLGLHLLLASQRLEEGRLRGLESHLSYRVGLRTFSAGESRAVLGVPDAYELPAVPGLGYLKPDQSTLLRFKAAYVSGPPSSRTRVTRDEGGGIRGILPFTISEVQALEPTHDTDEEVAAPQPQQQGEQPSLLDVAVTRMIGKGPEAHQVWLPPLDVPDTLDDLMPDLVEHPDLGLVSQQWRSVPGLVIPLGTVDRPREQRRDTMTLNLTGAAGHVAVVGGPRSGKSTLLRSIVTSMALVTTPMESQFFVLDFGGGTFAPLTRLPHVSGVATRSEPDVVRRVMAEVEGIVDRREAYFRENGIDSIETYRSRRAQGRADDGWGDVFLVIDGWSTLRAEFDDLEMEIQQLAARGLTFGLHIVTASTRWADYRAAMRDVFGSKLELRLGDPLDSEVDRKVAALVPVGRPGRGLVPSKLHFLGALPRIDGDGNADTLGDGVDDLIDKMAAAWQGPQGPKLRLLPERVTLEAIREDAVRRKMPEKHILLGINEKELAPIGLDVDAEPHMLIFGDGQSGKSALLRAYVHEVMRTRTPKEAQIVLVDYRRSMLGEVPDEYLLNYLTSATQATPTLKDIATYLEGRIPGQDVTPDQLRNRSWWTGAEVFVVVDDYDLVATAQSSPVSSLQPLMAQARDVGLHVVVARRTGGASRALYEPVIQSLRDLAMPGVMLSGPRDEGVLIGNLRPQPAPEGRARVVTRDGGTQTAQLAWLDASM; via the coding sequence GTGAGCACGACACTGCGGGGCGGCCAGCGGCTCGACGAGCCGGAGATGCCGGGCGGACAGATCGTGCTCCAGCCGCCGCCGGAGCTCCAAGAGGGCGAGGGCGCCGGCGGCGTCCTGATGAACGCCATCCCGATGCTCGGCAGCCTCGGCTCGATCGTGCTCGTGGCGACGATGGGTGGCGCCAACCGGAGCCGCAGCTTCCTCGCCGCCGGCATGTTCCTCTTCGCCACGCTCGGCTTCATCGTCGTGCAGATCGACCGGCAGCGTAAGCAGCGCGCCCAGCAGGTCACGGGCTCGCGCACGGAGTACCTGCGCTACCTCAGCAACATTCGCAAGGTCGCCCGCGACGCCGCCGACCAGCAGCGCCGCGCGCTCAACTGGCACCACCCCGAGCCCGCCGCCCTCCCCTCGCTCGCCGAGGACCGCACGCGCCTGTGGGAGCACACCGGCTCCGACGACCACTTCCTCCACGTGCGCTACGGCCTCAACTCCCAGCCCCTCTCGCTCGAGCTGGTGCCGCCGGAGAGCGCACCGGTCGACCAGGTCGACCCGGCCGCCGCGTCGGCGCTGCACCGGCTCCTGGTCGTGCACCGCATCCAGCCCAACCTGCCGGCGTCGATCGACCTGCGCGCCTTCGACCGCCTCGAGCTGTGCGGCGACGCCGAGGAGGTCCGCTCGACCGCCCGCGCGATGATCTGCTCGGCGACGGCGTTCCAGAACCCCGACCAGCTCATCGTGGCGGTGCTCAGCTCGGAGGAGAACCTCACCCACTGGGACTGGGTGAAGTGGCTGCCGCACGCCCAGAGCCAGCGCGAGTCCGACGCGGTCGGCCCGATGCGGCTCGTCTCGACGTCGCTCGACGACCTCGGCAACCTGCTCCCCCCCGACCTCGCCGAGCGGCCCCGCTTCGGCGCCGACGAGCGCGCCGCGACCCCGCACATCCTGCTCGTCATCGACGGCGGGCACCTGCCGCCCGGCAACCACATCGTGCCGCCCGACGGCCTGCACGGGGTGACGCTGCTCGACCTGCCGACCCGATGGGACGAGCTCGAGGACTCCACCCGGCTCCGGCTCGAGTTCGCCGACGGCCCCGACGAGCTCGGCAAGCGCCCCGTGCTCGCGCTCCGCCTGCGCCACGAGCCCGTGAAGGCGCTCGCCGACCAGTGCGACCTCCCGACCGCGGAGGCGTTCGCCCGCCGCATCGCGCCGCTCAAGACCGCCAGCGCGGAGTCGGCCTCCTCCGGGGGCGCCGTCGACATCACCTCGACCACGCCCGACCACATGGACCTGCTCGGCCTCGGCGACATCTTCCAGTTCGACCCCGCCGCGGCCTGGCGTCCGCGACCGGCCCGCGACCGGCTCCGGGTGCCGATCGGCATCGGCGACTCCGGCGGCCTGATCCACCTCGACATCAAGGAGTCCGCCCAGCAGGGCATGGGCCCGCACGGCCTGGTGATCGGCGCGACCGGCTCCGGGAAGTCGGAGTTCCTCCGCACCCTCGTCCTCGGTCTCGTGATGACCCACTCCTCCGAGCAGCTCAACCTCGTCCTCGTCGACTTCAAGGGTGGTGCGACCTTCGCGGGCATGGCCGACATGCCGCACGTCTCGGCCGTCATCACCAACCTCGCCAACGAGCTCACCCTCGTCGACCGCATGCAGGACGCCCTGTCCGGCGAGATGACGCGTCGCCAGGAGCTGCTGCGCGACGCCGGCAACTACGCCTCGGTCCGCGACTACGAGAAGGCCCGCGCCAACGGCGAGCCGCTCGAGCCGATGCCGTCGCTCTTCATCGTCGTCGACGAGTTCTCCGAGATGCTCTCGGCCAAGCCGGAGTTCATCGACCTGTTCGTCGCCATCGGCCGCCTCGGCCGCTCGCTCGGCCTGCACCTGCTGCTCGCCTCGCAACGCCTCGAGGAGGGCCGCCTGCGCGGTCTCGAGTCCCACCTCTCCTACCGGGTCGGCCTCCGCACCTTCTCCGCCGGCGAGTCCCGCGCGGTCCTCGGCGTCCCGGACGCCTACGAGCTCCCCGCCGTCCCGGGCCTGGGCTACCTCAAGCCCGACCAGTCCACGCTGCTGCGGTTCAAGGCGGCGTACGTCTCGGGGCCGCCGTCGAGCCGCACCCGCGTCACCCGCGACGAGGGCGGTGGCATCCGCGGCATCCTGCCGTTCACGATCTCCGAGGTGCAGGCGCTCGAGCCGACGCACGACACCGACGAGGAGGTCGCCGCGCCGCAGCCCCAGCAGCAGGGCGAGCAGCCCTCCCTGCTCGACGTCGCGGTCACCCGGATGATCGGCAAGGGTCCCGAGGCGCACCAGGTCTGGCTGCCGCCGCTCGACGTCCCCGACACCCTCGACGACCTCATGCCCGACCTGGTCGAGCACCCCGACCTCGGCCTCGTCTCCCAGCAGTGGCGCAGCGTGCCGGGGCTGGTCATCCCGCTCGGCACCGTCGACCGCCCGCGCGAGCAGCGACGCGACACGATGACGCTGAACCTCACCGGCGCCGCCGGCCACGTCGCCGTCGTCGGCGGCCCGCGCTCGGGCAAGAGCACGCTGCTGCGCAGCATCGTCACGAGCATGGCGCTGGTGACGACCCCGATGGAGTCGCAGTTCTTCGTGCTCGACTTCGGCGGCGGCACCTTCGCCCCGCTGACCCGGCTGCCCCACGTGTCGGGCGTCGCGACCCGCTCCGAGCCCGACGTCGTACGCCGCGTCATGGCCGAGGTCGAGGGCATCGTCGACCGGCGCGAGGCCTACTTCCGCGAGAACGGCATCGACTCGATCGAGACCTACCGCTCGCGCCGCGCCCAGGGCCGCGCCGACGACGGCTGGGGCGACGTGTTCCTGGTCATCGACGGCTGGAGCACGCTGCGCGCGGAGTTCGACGACCTCGAGATGGAGATCCAGCAGCTCGCCGCGCGCGGCCTCACGTTCGGCCTCCACATCGTCACCGCCTCGACCCGCTGGGCCGACTACCGCGCCGCGATGCGCGACGTCTTCGGCTCCAAGCTCGAGCTCCGGCTCGGTGACCCGCTCGACTCCGAGGTCGACCGCAAGGTCGCCGCCCTCGTGCCGGTCGGGCGTCCGGGTCGCGGCCTGGTGCCGTCCAAGCTGCACTTCCTCGGCGCGCTGCCGCGCATCGACGGCGACGGCAACGCCGACACCCTCGGCGACGGCGTCGACGACCTCATCGACAAGATGGCCGCCGCCTGGCAGGGCCCCCAGGGCCCGAAGCTCCGGCTGCTGCCCGAGCGGGTCACGCTGGAGGCGATCCGCGAGGACGCCGTGCGCCGCAAGATGCCCGAGAAGCACATCCTGCTCGGCATCAACGAGAAGGAGCTGGCCCCGATCGGCCTCGACGTCGACGCCGAGCCGCACATGCTGATCTTCGGCGACGGCCAGTCGGGCAAGAGCGCGCTGCTGCGGGCCTACGTCCACGAGGTCATGCGCACGCGCACGCCGAAGGAAGCCCAGATCGTGCTCGTCGACTACCGGCGCTCGATGCTCGGCGAGGTGCCCGACGAGTACCTCCTCAACTACCTCACGTCCGCCACCCAGGCCACGCCGACGCTGAAGGACATCGCGACCTACCTCGAGGGCCGCATCCCCGGCCAGGACGTGACGCCCGACCAGCTGCGCAACCGGTCGTGGTGGACCGGCGCCGAGGTGTTCGTGGTCGTCGACGACTACGACCTGGTCGCGACCGCCCAGTCCTCGCCGGTCTCGTCGCTCCAGCCGCTGATGGCCCAGGCGCGCGACGTCGGCCTCCACGTCGTCGTCGCCCGCCGCACCGGTGGCGCCTCCCGCGCGCTCTACGAGCCTGTCATCCAGTCGCTGCGCGACCTCGCGATGCCCGGCGTGATGCTGTCGGGCCCCCGCGACGAGGGCGTGCTGATCGGCAACCTGCGTCCCCAGCCCGCGCCCGAGGGCCGGGCCCGCGTCGTCACCCGCGACGGCGGCACCCAGACCGCCCAGCTGGCCTGGCTCGACGCGAGCATGTGA
- a CDS encoding helicase HerA-like domain-containing protein: protein MTETPGATPADDSTRAEPAVPDDPISAAVAPGYAFEGPALELGGLMLSADDLSDVRIRIPLAMVNRHGLVAGATGTGKTKTLQLLAEQLSANGVPVFAADIKGDLSGLSVPGEASDKLTARTASVGQAWTATGFPTEFYAIGGQGIGVPVRVTMTAFGPTLLAKVLGLNETQESSLGLVFYYCDKNGLPLLDLSDLRAVLQYLTGDEAGKAELKSIGGLSPQTAGVILRELVSFEAQGADVFFGEPEFETKDFLRTTDDGRGVISLLELPNLQDRPALFSTFLMWLLADLFHDLPEEGDLDKPKLVFFFDEAHLLFHDASDAFLDQIAQTVRLIRSKGVGVFFVTQSPTDVPDDVLAQLGSRVQHQLRAHTPNDAKALRATVNTYPNSAYDDLGEVITSLGIGEAIVTVMNERGAPTPVAWTRLRAPESLMDAAPSDQMEAAVKASPLTAKYAESIDRESARELLAKKLEEGARKAAEDARVKEMAREQKNERVTKKAEKPKDSMIETVVKSSAFKDFMRTASREIARGMFKSGRR, encoded by the coding sequence ATGACCGAGACCCCTGGCGCGACGCCCGCAGACGACTCGACGCGGGCCGAGCCCGCGGTCCCGGACGACCCGATCTCCGCCGCGGTCGCGCCGGGCTACGCGTTCGAGGGGCCGGCCCTCGAGCTCGGCGGCCTGATGCTGAGCGCCGACGACCTCAGCGACGTCCGGATCAGGATCCCGCTCGCGATGGTCAACCGCCACGGCCTCGTCGCCGGGGCCACCGGGACGGGCAAGACCAAGACCCTGCAGCTGCTGGCCGAGCAGCTCAGCGCCAACGGCGTACCGGTGTTCGCGGCCGACATCAAGGGGGACCTGTCCGGGCTGAGCGTCCCGGGCGAGGCGAGCGACAAGCTCACCGCCCGCACCGCGAGCGTCGGCCAGGCGTGGACGGCGACCGGCTTCCCGACCGAGTTCTACGCGATCGGCGGGCAGGGCATCGGCGTACCGGTCCGCGTGACGATGACCGCGTTCGGCCCGACCCTGCTGGCCAAGGTGCTCGGCCTGAACGAGACCCAGGAGTCCTCGCTCGGCCTGGTCTTCTACTACTGCGACAAGAACGGGCTGCCGCTGCTCGACCTGTCCGACCTGCGCGCCGTGCTGCAGTACCTCACAGGCGACGAGGCCGGGAAGGCCGAGCTCAAGTCCATCGGCGGCCTGTCGCCGCAGACGGCCGGGGTGATCCTGCGCGAGCTCGTCTCGTTCGAGGCGCAGGGGGCCGACGTGTTCTTCGGCGAGCCGGAGTTCGAGACCAAGGACTTCCTCCGCACGACCGACGACGGCCGCGGCGTGATCAGCCTGCTCGAGCTGCCGAACCTCCAGGACCGGCCGGCGCTCTTCTCGACGTTCCTGATGTGGCTGCTCGCCGACCTCTTCCACGACCTGCCGGAGGAGGGCGACCTCGACAAGCCCAAGCTCGTCTTCTTCTTCGACGAGGCGCACCTGCTCTTCCACGACGCGTCGGATGCGTTCCTCGACCAGATCGCCCAGACCGTGCGCCTCATCCGGTCCAAGGGCGTCGGCGTCTTCTTCGTGACGCAGTCGCCGACCGACGTGCCCGACGACGTGCTCGCGCAGCTCGGCTCCCGCGTCCAGCACCAGCTCCGCGCCCACACGCCCAACGACGCCAAGGCCCTGAGGGCGACCGTCAACACCTACCCCAACAGCGCGTACGACGACCTCGGCGAGGTGATCACCTCGCTCGGGATCGGCGAGGCGATCGTGACCGTGATGAACGAGCGCGGTGCCCCGACCCCCGTGGCCTGGACCCGCCTCCGTGCGCCCGAGTCGCTGATGGACGCCGCGCCGTCCGACCAGATGGAGGCGGCGGTGAAGGCCTCGCCGCTGACCGCGAAGTACGCCGAGTCGATCGACCGCGAGTCCGCCCGCGAGCTGCTCGCGAAGAAGCTCGAGGAGGGCGCGCGCAAGGCCGCCGAGGACGCGCGGGTGAAGGAGATGGCCCGCGAGCAGAAGAACGAGCGGGTCACCAAGAAGGCCGAGAAGCCGAAGGACAGCATGATCGAGACGGTCGTGAAGTCGTCGGCGTTCAAGGACTTCATGCGCACCGCGAGCCGCGAGATCGCGCGGGGGATGTTCAAGAGCGGGCGCCGCTGA
- a CDS encoding type II toxin-antitoxin system VapB family antitoxin, protein MIFKRVGVGRPYPEHGLTSREWADLPPRQVRLDDLVTTKDTLQLDTLLDEDSTFYGDLFAHVVHWRGDLYLEDGLHRALRAALQQRSVLHARIHQSVDT, encoded by the coding sequence GTGATCTTCAAGCGGGTGGGCGTCGGCCGGCCCTACCCCGAGCACGGGCTGACGTCCCGCGAGTGGGCCGACCTGCCTCCGCGGCAGGTGCGCCTCGACGACCTGGTGACCACCAAGGACACGCTCCAGCTCGACACCCTGCTCGACGAGGACTCGACCTTCTACGGCGACCTGTTCGCCCACGTCGTCCACTGGCGCGGCGACCTCTACCTCGAGGACGGCCTGCACCGCGCCCTCCGCGCCGCGCTCCAGCAGCGCAGCGTGCTCCACGCCCGCATCCACCAGTCGGTGGACACGTGA